The Thiorhodovibrio litoralis genome includes a window with the following:
- a CDS encoding acyltransferase: MSHAYRAHPTAIIDEGAEIGPDTRIWHWVHICGGARIGRDCSLGQNVFVGNRVVIGNNVKIQNNVSVYDGVTLEDEVFCGPSMVFTNVYNPRSAVSRKDEYRPTLVKKGATLGANCTLVCGVTIGEYAFIGAGSVITRDVKPYALMVGVPARQIGWMSAHGERLDLPLQGEGQAQCPATGQRYGLIAGRMAEEAP, from the coding sequence ATGAGCCACGCCTACCGCGCGCATCCCACCGCCATCATCGACGAGGGTGCCGAGATCGGCCCCGACACCCGCATCTGGCACTGGGTTCACATCTGCGGCGGCGCCCGCATCGGTCGCGACTGCTCGCTCGGTCAGAACGTCTTTGTCGGCAACCGGGTCGTTATCGGAAACAACGTCAAGATTCAGAACAACGTCTCAGTCTACGATGGCGTCACCCTGGAAGACGAGGTCTTCTGCGGCCCCAGCATGGTTTTCACCAACGTCTACAATCCCCGCTCGGCAGTGTCGCGTAAGGACGAATACCGTCCGACCCTGGTCAAAAAGGGCGCCACCCTCGGCGCCAACTGCACTCTCGTCTGCGGAGTCACCATCGGCGAATACGCCTTCATCGGCGCCGGCTCGGTTATCACCCGAGACGTCAAGCCCTATGCCCTCATGGTCGGCGTTCCGGCGCGGCAGATCGGCTGGATGAGCGCGCATGGCGAGCGCCTTGACTTGCCGCTGCAGGGAGAGGGACAAGCCCAGTGCCCCGCGACCGGGCAGCGCTATGGGCTGATCGCTGGGCGCATGGCCGAAGAAGCGCCATGA
- a CDS encoding Gfo/Idh/MocA family protein: MPNPPATFALIGAAGFVAPRHMRAIQDTGQTLLAALDPNDSVGIIDSYFPQADFFTEFERFDRHVDKLRRKGRPVDYVSICSPNYLHDAHIRFALRNRAHAICEKPLVLNPWNIDGLHEIETETGARIYNILQLRLHPSIIALRERIHRDDTSIRDVDITYITSRGNWYQRSWKGNLEKSGGIATNIGVHFFDMLSWVFGPVRDSQVHLSRPDCAAGYLELAQARVRWFLSINADHLPASAREQNQRTYRSITVDAEEIEFSGGFTDLHTESYRHILSGQGFGLDEARTAVETVYQIRNASPQGLRGDYHPFCAQVRE; this comes from the coding sequence ATGCCAAACCCACCCGCCACCTTCGCCCTGATCGGCGCCGCCGGCTTCGTCGCGCCGCGCCACATGCGCGCCATCCAGGACACCGGGCAGACCCTGCTCGCGGCGCTCGACCCCAATGACAGCGTCGGCATCATCGACAGCTACTTCCCGCAGGCGGATTTCTTCACCGAATTCGAGCGCTTCGACCGCCACGTCGACAAACTGCGCCGCAAGGGCCGACCCGTCGATTACGTCAGCATCTGCTCGCCCAACTACCTGCACGACGCCCATATTCGCTTCGCCCTGCGCAATCGCGCTCATGCCATTTGCGAAAAGCCGCTGGTACTCAACCCCTGGAATATCGACGGCCTGCATGAAATTGAGACCGAAACTGGCGCACGCATCTACAACATTCTGCAACTGCGCCTACACCCCAGCATCATCGCGCTGCGCGAACGCATCCACAGGGACGACACAAGCATCCGAGACGTCGATATCACCTACATCACCTCACGCGGCAACTGGTATCAGCGCAGTTGGAAAGGCAACCTAGAGAAATCCGGCGGCATTGCCACCAACATCGGCGTGCATTTTTTCGACATGCTGAGCTGGGTCTTCGGCCCTGTCCGCGATAGCCAGGTCCATCTCAGTCGCCCGGACTGTGCCGCTGGCTATCTGGAGCTCGCACAAGCACGGGTACGCTGGTTCCTCTCCATCAATGCCGATCATCTGCCCGCGAGCGCGCGCGAGCAAAACCAGCGCACCTATCGCTCCATCACCGTCGATGCAGAGGAGATCGAATTCTCCGGTGGCTTCACCGATCTTCACACCGAAAGCTATCGCCACATTCTCAGCGGACAAGGCTTCGGTCTGGATGAAGCGCGCACCGCTGTCGAAACCGTTTATCAAATCCGTAACGCCAGCCCGCAGGGTCTGCGCGGCGACTATCATCCCTTCTGCGCCCAAGTGCGGGAATAA